In one window of Methanolobus mangrovi DNA:
- a CDS encoding DUF268 domain-containing protein: MKANWIDSHDFLDRYKEKFSKIYPVVFLYQSTKKIILLEKFKRDFNDFKHISSQTESRFSIKWSERYPCLNDATTGTDFDRHYIFHTAWAARILSRNKPAEHVDISSSLYFVSIVSAFIKIKFYDYRPANLNLSNLESEHADLTSLPFLDESISSLSCMHVIEHVGLGRYGDPIRPDGDLKAIREIKRVLSQGADLIFVIPIGKPKIMFNAHRIYSYKQIINYFKSFELKEFALIPDNPKDGGLVLNATEEMADEQNYGCGCFWFKK, translated from the coding sequence ATGAAAGCTAATTGGATTGATAGCCATGATTTTTTAGATAGATACAAAGAGAAATTTAGCAAAATATACCCCGTTGTCTTTCTCTATCAATCAACAAAGAAAATCATTTTATTAGAAAAATTCAAACGAGATTTTAATGATTTTAAACATATATCGTCTCAAACAGAATCCAGATTTTCTATAAAATGGAGCGAACGCTATCCATGTTTAAATGATGCTACAACAGGCACAGATTTTGATAGACACTATATATTTCATACAGCATGGGCTGCAAGAATATTGTCACGAAATAAACCTGCTGAACATGTAGATATTTCATCAAGTTTGTATTTTGTGTCTATAGTTTCTGCATTCATTAAAATTAAATTTTATGATTATCGTCCAGCAAACTTAAATTTAAGTAATCTGGAATCAGAACATGCCGATTTAACATCACTTCCTTTTTTAGATGAGAGTATCTCATCGCTATCTTGTATGCATGTGATAGAACATGTAGGACTTGGAAGATATGGAGATCCTATAAGACCAGATGGCGATCTAAAAGCTATTAGAGAAATTAAAAGAGTATTGTCACAAGGAGCTGATTTGATTTTTGTGATACCAATAGGCAAACCAAAAATTATGTTTAATGCCCATCGCATATATTCCTATAAGCAAATAATTAACTATTTCAAGAGTTTTGAATTAAAGGAATTTGCTTTAATTCCTGACAATCCTAAAGATGGGGGATTGGTATTGAATGCCACCGAAGAAATGGCGGATGAACAAAATTATGGATGCGGATGCTTTTGGTTTAAAAAGTAA
- a CDS encoding glycosyltransferase family 2 protein, with product MKLAPIALFVYNRPEHTRKTLESLINNTEFIDSSCYIFCDGAKNEKDKDSVQTNRELIHSYKLENVIIIENKHNKGLAKSLVDGINYVFQEHDRIIVLEDDCVPSPDFLHFMNTCLSEYESDERIMNVSAYSPPIEIPEDYPYDIYFSYRFSSWGWGTWKRAWDHYSNDPKILEKIETSNIIKKKLDRSGLDLYPMLKRQINGKLNSWAIFWAINIIMNDGLSINPVKSRIMNIGHDGSGTHCSSNRRYDVKINKEIKCKLSFPKETEPDDRIIKSNYDFRAGSLSKRILYMCYHKINEFIDFNL from the coding sequence ATGAAACTTGCTCCAATAGCTTTATTTGTATACAACCGACCCGAACATACTCGAAAGACACTTGAGAGTTTAATAAATAACACCGAATTCATAGATAGTTCATGTTACATCTTTTGTGATGGAGCAAAAAATGAAAAAGACAAAGATTCCGTTCAAACTAATCGTGAACTGATTCACTCGTACAAACTTGAGAATGTAATAATCATCGAAAATAAACACAATAAAGGCTTGGCAAAATCACTTGTTGATGGAATAAATTATGTATTCCAGGAACATGACCGAATAATTGTTCTGGAGGATGATTGTGTTCCTTCTCCAGATTTTCTTCATTTCATGAACACATGTCTTTCTGAATATGAATCTGATGAAAGAATCATGAATGTGAGTGCATATTCTCCTCCGATAGAAATACCTGAGGATTATCCTTATGACATCTATTTTTCTTATCGATTTTCATCATGGGGTTGGGGTACTTGGAAAAGGGCATGGGACCATTATTCTAATGACCCAAAAATACTGGAAAAAATCGAAACTTCAAACATAATCAAGAAAAAACTGGATAGATCAGGCTTAGACCTATACCCTATGTTGAAAAGACAGATCAATGGAAAACTCAACTCATGGGCCATCTTCTGGGCAATCAATATAATAATGAATGATGGATTGTCAATTAATCCTGTAAAGTCCAGAATAATGAATATCGGACATGATGGAAGTGGAACTCATTGTTCATCTAACAGGAGATATGATGTGAAGATAAATAAAGAAATAAAATGCAAACTATCATTCCCGAAAGAAACAGAACCTGACGATAGAATAATAAAATCAAATTACGATTTTCGAGCAGGCTCCCTGTCCAAGAGAATATTATACATGTGTTACCATAAAATCAATGAATTCATTGATTTCAATCTATAA
- a CDS encoding glycosyltransferase family 2 protein, with protein MDNPKVSVIMPVYNAEEYVRSAIESILNQSFTNFELLIVIDDGSKDSSRIIIESYSDSRIKLLDNKENCGLVKVRNRGINEANGEYIAWLDADDLSHPLRLEKQVKVLDNKPDIGICGTWLKTIGTKKSHKWRHPTNPNFAHSLMLFNNPVATSSVMLRKELLIEHNQYFNLNYAEDYDLWERLSFYCKITNIPKILTYYRLHENQTSKLNELSLKSSAWSIYERQIKRLGIIYSDDEKLIHQKLGAWAFDESIDFLTLTNKWLLKLQSANSEKQIYPEPEFSCVLAERWFFACRAVSKLGLTTFLMYWSSPLRKYCEFYKYIYLFGKCLVKR; from the coding sequence TTGGATAATCCTAAAGTATCGGTAATAATGCCTGTATATAATGCAGAAGAATATGTGAGAAGTGCTATTGAAAGTATCCTGAATCAGTCATTTACAAATTTTGAACTGTTAATAGTAATCGATGATGGTTCAAAGGACAGTAGTAGAATAATTATTGAATCATACAGTGATTCAAGAATAAAACTACTGGATAATAAAGAAAACTGTGGTTTGGTAAAAGTAAGGAATAGAGGTATTAATGAAGCAAATGGTGAATACATCGCATGGTTAGATGCTGATGATCTAAGTCATCCACTCCGATTAGAAAAACAAGTTAAAGTACTAGATAATAAACCTGATATTGGAATTTGTGGCACATGGCTGAAAACCATTGGAACAAAAAAGAGTCATAAATGGCGTCATCCCACAAATCCTAATTTTGCGCATAGCTTAATGCTTTTTAATAATCCGGTAGCAACATCATCAGTTATGCTTCGGAAAGAATTGTTGATAGAACATAATCAATATTTTAATTTAAATTATGCGGAAGATTATGACTTATGGGAGCGTCTTTCTTTTTATTGCAAAATTACAAACATACCAAAGATATTGACATATTATCGACTACATGAGAATCAAACTTCTAAACTAAATGAACTTTCTCTTAAATCATCAGCTTGGAGCATATACGAAAGACAAATTAAACGACTGGGTATAATATATTCAGATGATGAAAAGTTAATTCATCAAAAGTTAGGAGCTTGGGCTTTCGACGAGTCAATAGACTTTCTAACACTTACTAATAAATGGCTTTTAAAGCTTCAAAGTGCGAATTCTGAAAAACAGATTTATCCTGAACCAGAATTTTCGTGTGTTCTTGCTGAAAGATGGTTCTTTGCGTGTAGAGCAGTTAGTAAGTTAGGACTAACTACTTTTTTGATGTATTGGAGCTCCCCCCTCAGGAAATATTGTGAATTTTATAAATATATATATCTTTTTGGCAAATGTCTAGTGAAAAGATGA
- a CDS encoding FkbM family methyltransferase, which yields MTIHGFDPTPKAIDFVEKKGVNNFVLHPIGVASSNGFMSFYSPKNPEHVSHSLVENDNNSSKYIKVKVKTIDAIMNELGHKKIDILKMDIEGSEYDVVAYMLDNKIYPEQLLIEFHHRFEPFTINNTIETVNKLMDCSYQITSISGNNQEFSFIRQ from the coding sequence TTGACAATTCATGGATTCGATCCTACTCCCAAAGCAATTGATTTTGTTGAAAAGAAAGGCGTCAATAATTTTGTTCTTCATCCAATAGGTGTTGCTTCATCAAACGGCTTTATGAGTTTTTATTCTCCAAAGAATCCGGAGCATGTATCGCATTCTTTGGTTGAGAATGATAATAATTCCTCCAAATACATAAAAGTAAAGGTAAAAACAATCGATGCTATTATGAATGAACTGGGCCACAAAAAAATAGATATCCTGAAGATGGATATTGAGGGCTCTGAATATGACGTAGTAGCATATATGCTTGATAACAAGATTTATCCTGAACAATTGTTAATCGAATTCCATCACCGTTTTGAACCTTTCACTATAAATAATACCATTGAAACAGTCAATAAATTAATGGATTGTTCGTATCAAATTACTTCTATATCAGGCAACAATCAAGAATTTTCATTTATAAGGCAATAG
- a CDS encoding glycosyltransferase, whose product MYILVTPAKNEEEHLPQLIESVLSQTIQPILWVIVDDNSQDKTSILINAACKKHQWIKYTKLIDSSEYDWLGYGRVVKHGFTHAQKIAESENINYDFLGILDADIVLSNTYFEYLIEGLNEDPTVGITSGTLYIKTKKGTVPEDNSDCPRGGARLYRRFCFEDIGGFSELPSPDTVSDIKAMNRGWNLTRTKKAGALHNRKSSSTRGLWNGYKKMGEGRYYLNFHPFAAFLSGLYIAKNPPFYQGFAYIYGYFKSYVTKNGQTNDDEIMIYFAKGWNKIKMKAKKDITRK is encoded by the coding sequence ATGTATATTTTAGTAACTCCTGCTAAAAATGAAGAGGAACATCTACCTCAACTGATTGAATCTGTTTTAAGTCAAACAATTCAACCAATCTTATGGGTGATTGTTGATGATAACAGCCAAGATAAAACATCAATACTAATTAATGCTGCATGTAAAAAACATCAATGGATAAAATATACTAAATTAATTGATAGTTCTGAATATGATTGGCTAGGATATGGTCGTGTAGTCAAACATGGATTTACCCATGCACAGAAAATTGCAGAGAGTGAAAATATAAATTACGACTTTCTTGGCATTTTAGATGCAGACATTGTTCTTAGTAATACTTATTTTGAATATTTAATAGAGGGGCTAAATGAAGATCCAACAGTGGGAATTACAAGTGGAACGTTATATATAAAAACCAAAAAAGGTACAGTTCCAGAAGATAATTCAGATTGTCCAAGAGGAGGAGCAAGGTTATATCGTAGATTTTGTTTTGAAGATATAGGCGGATTTTCGGAACTGCCATCTCCTGATACCGTTTCAGATATAAAGGCAATGAACAGAGGATGGAATTTAACAAGGACAAAAAAAGCTGGGGCATTACATAACAGAAAGTCTTCATCTACGCGTGGCTTGTGGAATGGTTATAAAAAGATGGGTGAAGGAAGATATTATTTGAATTTTCATCCATTTGCTGCTTTTCTTTCAGGTTTATACATTGCAAAGAACCCTCCTTTTTATCAAGGTTTTGCTTATATCTATGGATATTTTAAAAGTTATGTTACCAAAAATGGGCAAACAAATGATGATGAGATTATGATTTATTTTGCAAAAGGATGGAATAAAATTAAAATGAAAGCTAAAAAAGATATTACTAGGAAGTAA
- a CDS encoding NAD-dependent epimerase/dehydratase family protein, with amino-acid sequence MKVESILKNKKILVTGGAGFIGSHIVDILMKEDCKVIVFDNLSSGHMKFIKHHTGNPNYEFRNGDLLATDEINMACDGIDFVFHVAANPDVKLGAFDTKVHFDQNITATYNLLEAMRKNKVTNIAFTSTSTVYGEADIVPTPENYGPLMPISLYGASKLACEALITSYSHTFDMKSWIFRFANIIGERSTHGIIVDFIQKLRDNPHQLEILGDGRQSKSYLHVSECIKAIIFAINNSNEAVNIFNVGSEDTINATEIGEIIVEEMGLENIDITYTGGKRGWKGDVPRMLLGIDRLKFAGWKPEYSSKRSVKETAHSLINQI; translated from the coding sequence ATGAAAGTCGAATCAATACTTAAGAACAAAAAAATACTTGTCACTGGTGGTGCAGGATTCATCGGTAGCCATATTGTTGACATATTGATGAAAGAAGACTGCAAAGTCATAGTTTTTGATAACTTAAGTTCGGGACACATGAAGTTTATTAAACATCACACAGGAAATCCCAATTATGAGTTCAGAAATGGGGATTTGCTTGCAACCGATGAAATAAACATGGCATGTGATGGCATTGATTTTGTATTTCATGTAGCAGCAAATCCTGATGTAAAGTTAGGAGCATTTGACACAAAAGTACACTTTGACCAGAACATCACAGCAACGTATAATCTGCTTGAAGCAATGCGCAAGAACAAGGTAACAAACATTGCTTTCACATCCACATCAACAGTTTACGGTGAAGCAGACATAGTGCCCACTCCGGAGAACTACGGTCCATTAATGCCAATATCGCTTTATGGTGCATCAAAGCTTGCATGTGAAGCACTCATTACATCTTATTCACATACATTCGATATGAAATCGTGGATATTCAGGTTTGCGAATATCATTGGTGAACGAAGCACACATGGAATCATTGTGGATTTTATCCAAAAACTCAGGGACAATCCACATCAACTTGAGATACTTGGTGATGGTAGACAATCTAAATCATACCTTCATGTAAGTGAATGTATCAAAGCAATAATATTCGCTATAAATAATAGCAATGAAGCAGTCAATATATTTAATGTAGGTTCTGAAGATACAATAAATGCTACTGAGATTGGTGAAATTATTGTTGAAGAAATGGGACTTGAAAATATTGATATCACATACACTGGTGGAAAGCGAGGATGGAAAGGGGATGTTCCACGAATGCTTCTTGGAATTGATAGATTGAAATTTGCAGGATGGAAACCTGAATATTCATCAAAGAGAAGTGTCAAAGAAACCGCACATTCATTAATCAATCAAATTTGA
- the fcl gene encoding GDP-L-fucose synthase, with the protein MDMESRIYIAGHSGMVGSAIKRKLESKGYQNIICHTHKELDLTDQQAVNNFFKIEKPDYVFLAAAKVGGILANNTYPAEFIYQNLMIEANVIHAAQTFGVKKLLFLGSSCIYPKFAPQPMKEEYLLTGELESTNEAYAIAKIAGIRLCKHYNQQYGTNFISVMPTNLYGPNDNFDLETSHVMPALIRKFHEAKIEDKTEILVWGSGEPKREFLHVDDMADACVHLMENYDYRDIGEFVNIGFGKDITIKELAELIAEIVGYEGDIVYDASKPDGTPQKLLDVSRLDRLGWKAKISLRNGIEQAYEWYTNQK; encoded by the coding sequence ATGGACATGGAAAGTAGGATTTACATTGCAGGTCACAGCGGCATGGTCGGTTCGGCCATAAAAAGAAAGCTGGAATCAAAAGGCTATCAAAACATTATATGCCACACCCACAAAGAACTTGACCTAACAGATCAGCAAGCGGTCAACAACTTCTTCAAAATCGAAAAACCCGATTATGTATTCCTTGCAGCTGCTAAAGTCGGCGGAATCCTCGCAAATAACACATACCCTGCAGAGTTCATCTACCAGAACCTCATGATAGAAGCAAATGTGATTCATGCTGCACAAACCTTTGGTGTCAAAAAACTTCTGTTCCTTGGATCATCCTGCATATATCCAAAATTTGCACCCCAACCTATGAAAGAAGAATACTTACTAACTGGAGAACTGGAATCCACCAATGAAGCGTATGCAATTGCAAAGATTGCAGGTATAAGGTTGTGTAAGCATTATAATCAACAGTATGGTACCAACTTCATTTCGGTGATGCCAACTAATCTCTATGGTCCAAATGACAATTTTGACCTTGAAACCTCACATGTAATGCCTGCACTAATCCGTAAATTCCATGAAGCAAAAATCGAAGATAAAACTGAAATTTTGGTTTGGGGTAGTGGAGAACCTAAACGTGAATTCCTACATGTGGATGACATGGCTGATGCCTGTGTTCATTTGATGGAAAATTATGACTACAGGGATATCGGAGAATTCGTAAATATTGGATTTGGAAAAGATATTACAATAAAGGAACTGGCTGAGCTCATAGCTGAGATCGTAGGATATGAAGGAGATATCGTTTACGATGCTTCAAAACCAGATGGTACTCCACAAAAGTTGCTGGATGTAAGCAGGCTGGACAGACTTGGATGGAAAGCTAAAATCTCACTCCGAAATGGAATTGAACAAGCATATGAGTGGTACACAAATCAGAAATAA
- a CDS encoding glycosyltransferase family 4 protein, whose product MKPLLINTSDIHGGAARAANRLHNGLQQIGINSKMLVQKKTSNDNSVIGQEATIKGPRASKWNFISVTRYLIDRLPLIPYDYRNFQQIDWSPQWVPNNIHRKVNQVNPDIVHLHWICQGFIPIQEIAKIKQPLAWTFHDMWTFTGGCHYNGTCDRYKYECGKCPQLNSTTEKDLSRWVFNRKKKYWEEIDFTVVTPSNWLAKCAGSSSLLENKKIEVIPNGLDLQKFKTIPKEEARKTLNLPLDKNLILFGALNSTQDKRKGFQYLKSAISLLSNDLNFEAIVFGNATDESQLDIPINFMGRLPDNMLNSIYSAADAFVAPSVQDNLPNTIMEALACGTPSVAFDIGGMPDMISHMKNGYLAKPFDVEDLAKGIEWSVEQDQRKKKLSENSRKYVEENFELTSIAKRYADLYSKL is encoded by the coding sequence ATGAAGCCTCTTCTCATTAACACATCAGACATTCATGGCGGTGCAGCCAGAGCAGCTAACAGGTTACATAATGGACTTCAGCAAATAGGCATTAACTCAAAAATGTTAGTACAAAAAAAAACAAGTAATGATAACTCTGTAATAGGACAAGAAGCAACGATTAAAGGTCCAAGAGCATCAAAATGGAATTTCATATCTGTTACACGTTACCTGATAGACAGATTACCTTTAATTCCTTATGACTACCGTAATTTCCAGCAAATTGATTGGAGTCCACAATGGGTACCTAATAATATACACAGAAAAGTTAACCAAGTAAATCCAGATATTGTACATTTGCATTGGATTTGTCAGGGTTTTATTCCTATTCAGGAAATTGCAAAAATTAAACAACCTCTAGCGTGGACATTTCATGACATGTGGACATTTACAGGTGGTTGTCACTACAATGGTACATGTGATAGATATAAGTATGAATGTGGGAAATGTCCACAACTAAATTCCACCACTGAAAAAGACCTCAGTCGATGGGTATTTAATCGCAAGAAAAAATATTGGGAAGAAATAGATTTCACCGTTGTGACACCTAGCAATTGGCTCGCTAAATGTGCAGGTTCGAGTTCTTTACTGGAAAATAAGAAAATAGAAGTAATTCCAAATGGACTTGACCTTCAAAAATTCAAAACCATACCAAAAGAAGAAGCAAGAAAGACCTTAAATTTACCTCTTGACAAAAATTTAATATTATTTGGGGCACTAAACTCTACACAAGACAAGAGAAAAGGCTTTCAGTATTTAAAGTCGGCAATTAGTCTCCTTTCCAACGATTTGAATTTTGAAGCTATTGTATTTGGAAATGCTACCGATGAAAGTCAACTTGACATCCCTATCAATTTTATGGGCAGACTGCCAGATAATATGTTGAACTCAATATACTCCGCTGCTGATGCATTTGTAGCTCCATCGGTACAGGATAATTTACCTAATACTATAATGGAAGCCCTAGCATGCGGTACCCCTTCAGTAGCTTTTGATATTGGAGGAATGCCAGATATGATCAGTCATATGAAAAATGGATACTTGGCGAAACCATTCGATGTGGAGGACTTAGCAAAAGGTATAGAGTGGAGTGTTGAGCAAGATCAAAGGAAGAAAAAATTAAGCGAAAACTCCAGAAAATATGTTGAAGAAAACTTTGAACTAACGTCAATTGCTAAAAGATATGCAGACTTATATTCAAAACTGTAA
- a CDS encoding flippase, which produces MSIEPVQRQSIISFLWKITVTVVGFFSTMYFAHTVGADVLGAYFLFTAYLGIINLVTDGGFGGAAIKRISEGEEQNEYFSAFFVLRSSFVTITILCLIAFRDYFVDLNSTGVFKWLLVAIIISLIYGTVHNMIAGLRKIGIQATCGFINEITRIIVQVIAVFLGYGVAGLVGGFIAGMIITIIIEIRFFDLQFVRFGWYHIKSLSKFSFWLFLTTGGVMIYSYADTIMIGYYMNNSDVGVYRIAIQFASIAAMAAISMQTTLWPNVSHWSKIGDFKRIETSLSKAVTYSLLLATPICVGGILLGDNLLYYFYGTDFVKGYSVLVVFLITQIINTFQLFILTYLGAMDMQKEAFKVTSVATTANIVLNALLIPLIGITGAAIATFVTLSLNALLARQVLARVIRVTLEYKSLLSILKATFVMGIFIEGYRIIVTLSTIWTTLVSVVLGIGIYGVLVLKFDRNIYEQVKGIMMNLI; this is translated from the coding sequence ATGAGCATTGAACCAGTACAACGCCAGAGTATTATATCATTTCTCTGGAAGATTACAGTGACAGTCGTTGGTTTCTTCAGTACAATGTACTTTGCTCATACTGTTGGTGCAGATGTTTTGGGAGCATATTTTCTATTTACGGCATATTTAGGTATAATCAATCTTGTAACTGACGGAGGATTTGGTGGGGCGGCCATCAAGCGAATTAGCGAAGGGGAAGAACAGAATGAGTATTTCAGTGCATTTTTTGTATTACGGTCATCCTTTGTTACTATAACTATTCTATGTTTGATAGCATTTAGGGACTATTTTGTGGATCTCAACAGTACTGGTGTATTCAAGTGGTTGCTCGTAGCAATAATTATTTCCTTGATATATGGCACTGTGCACAATATGATAGCTGGTCTTAGAAAAATTGGAATTCAGGCAACATGTGGTTTCATTAATGAAATTACTCGCATTATTGTGCAAGTCATAGCAGTGTTTTTGGGTTACGGTGTTGCAGGCCTTGTAGGAGGATTCATTGCAGGGATGATTATTACCATCATTATCGAGATAAGATTCTTTGACCTACAATTTGTCCGTTTTGGATGGTATCACATAAAAAGCCTATCCAAATTTTCTTTCTGGCTGTTTTTGACCACAGGTGGAGTGATGATCTATTCATACGCTGACACAATCATGATAGGATATTATATGAATAACTCAGATGTAGGAGTGTATAGGATTGCAATACAATTCGCATCTATCGCAGCAATGGCTGCAATCTCAATGCAAACTACCTTATGGCCAAATGTCAGCCACTGGAGTAAAATAGGAGATTTTAAACGAATAGAAACATCCCTATCAAAAGCAGTCACTTACTCGCTGCTTCTAGCTACTCCAATATGCGTAGGAGGTATACTGCTTGGTGATAATTTGCTGTATTACTTCTACGGTACCGATTTTGTAAAAGGTTACTCGGTACTTGTTGTATTTTTAATTACCCAGATTATCAACACATTCCAACTATTCATTCTCACCTATCTTGGCGCGATGGACATGCAGAAGGAGGCTTTCAAAGTAACATCTGTAGCTACGACCGCAAACATTGTGCTAAATGCATTATTAATACCTTTAATTGGCATTACAGGAGCTGCAATAGCTACGTTTGTGACCCTATCTTTGAATGCACTTCTTGCACGACAAGTCTTGGCAAGGGTCATTAGAGTAACATTGGAGTATAAAAGCTTATTGAGTATTCTGAAGGCAACCTTTGTGATGGGAATCTTTATAGAGGGGTATCGAATTATCGTAACACTGTCTACTATATGGACAACACTTGTTTCAGTAGTGCTGGGAATTGGGATTTATGGGGTTTTAGTCTTGAAATTTGATAGGAATATTTATGAACAAGTGAAGGGAATTATGATGAATTTAATTTAG
- the gmd gene encoding GDP-mannose 4,6-dehydratase: protein MAKTALITGITGQDGAYLAEFLLNKGYIVHGIKRRSSSFNTARIDHLYKDPHERNVNFFMHYGDLTDSTNLIRIIQETQPDEIYNLAAQSHVQVSFDTPEYTANSDALGTLRILEAIRILGMEKKTKFYQASTSELYGKVQEIPQSETTPFYPRSPYAAAKLYAYWITVNYREAYNMFACNGILFNHESPIRGETFVTRKITMAVAKIKKGLQDKLYLGNLDAKRDWGFAGDYVEAMWLMLQQDEPDDYVIATGETHSVREFVELAFREIGVEIEWRGEGVDEVGVDINNDNVLIEIDSRYYRPTEVDILIGNPTKAREILGWQSSVGIKALVKMMVEEDLKNT, encoded by the coding sequence ATGGCAAAAACTGCTCTAATAACCGGCATCACTGGCCAAGATGGTGCATATCTTGCAGAGTTCCTGCTTAACAAGGGATACATCGTGCATGGAATCAAACGAAGATCATCTTCATTCAATACCGCACGTATAGACCACCTTTATAAAGATCCTCATGAGAGAAACGTGAACTTTTTCATGCACTATGGAGACCTGACAGACTCCACAAATCTGATTAGAATCATACAGGAAACACAACCAGATGAGATTTATAACCTTGCAGCTCAGAGTCACGTGCAGGTTTCTTTTGATACACCTGAATACACAGCAAACTCTGATGCACTGGGAACCCTGCGGATTCTGGAAGCCATACGCATCCTTGGCATGGAGAAGAAGACAAAATTCTACCAAGCTTCGACAAGTGAACTATATGGAAAGGTTCAGGAGATACCGCAAAGTGAAACGACTCCATTTTACCCAAGGAGCCCTTATGCTGCAGCAAAGCTATATGCATACTGGATCACAGTGAATTATCGTGAAGCTTACAATATGTTCGCTTGCAATGGTATCCTTTTCAATCATGAATCGCCCATTCGTGGAGAGACCTTTGTAACAAGAAAAATTACAATGGCTGTGGCCAAGATCAAGAAAGGACTTCAGGATAAATTGTACCTCGGCAACCTTGATGCAAAAAGGGACTGGGGATTTGCAGGAGATTATGTTGAAGCCATGTGGTTGATGCTTCAGCAGGATGAACCTGATGATTATGTGATTGCTACTGGTGAGACACACTCTGTAAGGGAGTTTGTAGAACTTGCGTTTAGAGAGATTGGAGTGGAAATTGAGTGGCGGGGTGAAGGAGTGGATGAGGTAGGAGTGGATATAAATAATGACAATGTGTTGATTGAGATAGATTCACGATATTATAGACCTACTGAGGTAGATATACTGATTGGTAATCCAACCAAAGCTAGGGAGATATTGGGATGGCAATCCAGTGTTGGAATTAAAGCCTTGGTAAAAATGATGGTTGAAGAAGACTTGAAGAATACATGA